TCCTGGCAGCAGCATGGCACAGCGGGGCTCCAATAAACTTTGCAGCCTGCTGGCGCTGCTCTGTGCCAGCCTGGCGGTGGAGGCGCAGTATAATGGAGAGAAAGGCATCTCTATCCCGGACCATGGTTACTGCCAACCTATCTCCATCCCCCTCTGCACGGATATCGCTTACAACCAGACTATTATGCCCAATCTGCTAGGGCACACTAACCAGGAGGATGCTGGGCTGGAGGTGCACCAATTCTACCCGCTGGTAAAGGTTCAGTGCTCCCCAGAGCTGAGGTTCTTCCTTTGCTCCATGTATGCGCCAGTGTGCACGGTGCTGGAGCAGGCGCTGCCCCCATGCAGGTCCCTATGTGAGAGGGCAAGGCAAGGCTGCGAGGCTCTAATGAATAAGTTCGGCTTCCAGTGGCCTGAGAGTCTGCGCTGTGAGAAGTTCCCAGTGAATGGGGcaggggagctgtgtgtggggcaaaATACCTCAGACAAGGGCACCCCTACACCAGCTGTGCCAGTGTTGTGGACCAGCAACCCTAACATCAGATCACCCCACAGGGACAAATTCACCTGCCCCCGGGCACTAAAGGTGCCAGCTTATGTCAACTATCACTTCTTGGGGGAAAAGGACTGTGGTGCTCCTTGTGAGGCTGGCAAAGTGCATGGGCTAATGTATTTTGCACCAGAGGAATTGCGCTTCTCCCGCATATGGATAGGAATATGGTCAGTACTTTGTTGTGCATCCACCCTCTTCACTGTTCTGACTTACCTGGTGGACATGAAACGCTTCAGCTATCCTGAAAGGCCCATCATCTTCCTCTCTGGGTGCTACACCATGGTGGCTATAGCCTACATTGCTGGTTTCCTTCTAGAAGACAAAGTAGTGTGCAATGAGAGGTTCTCGGAGGATGGCTACAAGACAGTGGTCCAGGGCACCAAGAAAGAGGGCTGCACCTTCCTCTTCATGATGCTTTACTTCTTCAGCATGGCCAGTTCTATCTGGTGGGTCATACTCTcactcacttggtttttagcagctGGCATGAAATGGGGACATGAAGCCATAGAAGCCAATTCTCAATACTTCCACTTGGCAGCTTGGGCAGTGCCAGCTATCAAAACCATCACGATCTTGGCTGTGGGGCAAGTGGATGGAGATATTCTCAGTGGGGTTTGCTTTGTTGGAATAAACAATGTGGATGCCCTGCGAGGATTTGTCTTGGCCCCACTTTTTGTTTACTTGTTCATTGGCACTTCATTCCTTCTGGCCGGTTTTGTGTCCCTTTTTAGGATCAGAACCATTATGAAACATGATGGCACCAAAACTGAAAAGTTGGAGAAGCTAATGGTGAGGATAGGCATCTTCAGTGTCCTGTACACCGTTCCGGCCACTATTGTCATTGCTTGTTATTTTTATGAACAGGCTTTTAGGGAACAGTGGGAGAAAAGTTGGGTCAGCCAAAGTTGCAAGACATATGCTGTCCAATGCCCCAGTACCAATCACCCGCCCATGACACCGGATTTTACTGTCTTCATGATCAAATATCTCATGACCTTAATTGTAGGAATAACCTCTGGTTTTTGGATCTGGTCTGGCAAAACTCTTAATTCCTGGAGAAAGTTTTATACAAGACTCACCAACAGCAAACAAGGAGAAA
This genomic window from Eleutherodactylus coqui strain aEleCoq1 chromosome 12, aEleCoq1.hap1, whole genome shotgun sequence contains:
- the FZD1 gene encoding frizzled-1, translated to MARDPGSSMAQRGSNKLCSLLALLCASLAVEAQYNGEKGISIPDHGYCQPISIPLCTDIAYNQTIMPNLLGHTNQEDAGLEVHQFYPLVKVQCSPELRFFLCSMYAPVCTVLEQALPPCRSLCERARQGCEALMNKFGFQWPESLRCEKFPVNGAGELCVGQNTSDKGTPTPAVPVLWTSNPNIRSPHRDKFTCPRALKVPAYVNYHFLGEKDCGAPCEAGKVHGLMYFAPEELRFSRIWIGIWSVLCCASTLFTVLTYLVDMKRFSYPERPIIFLSGCYTMVAIAYIAGFLLEDKVVCNERFSEDGYKTVVQGTKKEGCTFLFMMLYFFSMASSIWWVILSLTWFLAAGMKWGHEAIEANSQYFHLAAWAVPAIKTITILAVGQVDGDILSGVCFVGINNVDALRGFVLAPLFVYLFIGTSFLLAGFVSLFRIRTIMKHDGTKTEKLEKLMVRIGIFSVLYTVPATIVIACYFYEQAFREQWEKSWVSQSCKTYAVQCPSTNHPPMTPDFTVFMIKYLMTLIVGITSGFWIWSGKTLNSWRKFYTRLTNSKQGETTV